The genome window TCAGCTACTTTCCGAAATTCGAGAAGAACTTCCTGGTAAAGTAAAGCTCATCTTTCAGCCTTCAGAAGAATCGGCCGATTACATTCAAGGAGCACGAGCCGTTATTGATGAACATGCTTTAGACGGAGTAGACGCAATTTTCGGTTTACATGTATGGCAACCTACCCCCAGCGGCGTTCTTGCATGGAAGGAAGGTTCTATTATGGCCTGTTCCGATCGTTGGAAACTAACCATACGAGGAAAAGGCGGACACGGGGCTTCTCCTCATCAAACAAATGACCCTACGATTGCAGCTGCTCATTTTATCGCAATGGCCCAGTCATTTGTAAGCAGAGAACTGGATCCTCTTAAAACAGCCGTTGTTTCTGTCGGAGAAATGAAAGCCGGGAATGCCTTTAATGTCATTCCAGATTATGTATCTCTTATAGGAACAGCTCGAGCCTTCGAACCTGAAGTCAGAGAAGCCATGGCTGGTAGTCTTGAACGAGTAGCAGAACATTGTTGCGCCGCGTTACGCTGCAAAGCAGAATTCATATATGAGAGGAATCTGCCTCCAACAGTTAACGATCCTGAGATGACACGTTTTGGGGTAAAGGCTGCTACGCTGGTTTTCGGAGAAAAGAATGTGATGGAAACTCAACCTACCATGGGGGGAGAGGACTTTAGCTACTATCTGGACAAAGTTCCGGGAGCGTTTTTCTTTCTCGGTATTGGGAATAAAGAAAAAGGCTTTACGTACCCTCATCATCATCCTCGTTTTATGGTAGATGAAGATGTTCTTTCCGCAGGATCTGCTTTTGAAGCCATTCTGGCATTCAATTATCTCAATTCCTGTTCGAAAAAGTTATAAAAAATAGAGGAACGAAGCTCCTTATTCAATTTAAAAGCGTCGTTCCTCTATTCATATTTTGCTCTTTGAACACAAGCAACCCCGCCAATAGCCAATGCTCCTCCAACAAGAGAAAGAACGGAAGGATTTTCTCCTAACCAAAACCATCCTAAGGAAATTGCTATGACAGGCGAAAGATAAAGCAAGCTTGCAACCCTGGAAACAGGAAATTTGCATAAATCATAGGCCCATAATACATAGGCAATAGCTGTTGGGAAAATTCCTAAATACAAAACTGCACATGAAGAAGAGATTGAAGCAGAAATAACACTCTCAAACAAGTTTCCACTAAACGGAAGCATCATCAATGCTCCAAACCATATAACATATGTAGTTAAAGGAAGGGCTCCGTATTTGGAAAGAAGTTTTTTCTGATATATGAAATAAAAGCTTTCTGAAAAAGCAGCAAAGAGTATCCAGAGAGCACCAAATGAGAAAGAAATACCTCCCCCAATATTGAAAGCAAGAATTCCAGCTCCTAAAAAACTGATGGAAATACCTACCCAACCCTTTCCCCTCATCTTTTCCCTTACAATAAAAAAAGAAAGAATGGCTGTAAATACAGGTGCAGTGGCATTTAATAGGCTTATTGTCCCTGCAGTAACAGTCTTTGCTCCTGTATTGAGAGGAAGATGATAGAGCACCACACCCGTCAGTGAAAAGAATAAAATCATCGGCAGGTCTCGTATTTCAGGAAGACCGAATTTCTTTATCTTAGAGTAAATAACAAGTAACAGCGAGGCAATAATAAAGCGTAATGTTGCTATCTCCATGGGAGTATATCCAGAAAGAGCATATCGTATACTAGGAAAGGCTGATCCCCAGAAGAGAATTGGTAATGCTAAAGCAATAAAGGCCAAGAAATTCTGCTTCTTCACAGACAAAACTCCTCTACTTATAAAAAATAAAAGGAACTCTTTTTATCAACAATTGAAAATGTTGATAAAAAGAGTTCCTCTCAGATTGCTATGATATTAGCTTTATAATCTCATCAATTGACAGATTTGCTACTCCAAGGGATTCGGGAGTCGTTCCCTTTTCAATATAATCCGTGCCATGAAGGAAAGAAGTCATACGGATAGCTAGATCTGAAACAGGAGTTTCCATTCCAGCTTTATTTGCAAAAAGGCTTATTGGAACCAAGACGCCAGGAACATCTTCAGTTAAATATCTTCCTTTTACATTTTGGCCTACCAAATCTCTATAAGGTGTATCTTCACTATTTACATACTCGTAAATAGATTGGGAATCATTTTGACCGTAATACATCTTCAACTGAGAAAGGCACGTTTGTAAGTTAAGACCTAACTTTGCACCAATAGCCATTCGTTCATCATCTAGCTCTTTCATTTTTTCAGAGATAGATGGGGTTATTCCGTCCATATAATGTCTGTAAGTCTTACCATTTTTTTCAATTTCCCCATAATTGAAAAGAACTGGAAATGGGTGAAGTGTATAGTTTATGTTATCAAAATCTATTTCAAGAAGGTTTTGGGCCGGAAGATATTCTACATATCCCTTGAATACATCATTCATTACATCAAGCATTTCGGCATTCATAGATTGAGGAGAAGTTCCCATTTTCATTTGAAACTTTTTTTTGTAAACCATGACCGTATTATATGTATCAATTCTGCAGGCATATGGCATTGAAGCTGTCTCTGAGATAGATATTTTCTTTTCGACTCCAGCTTCTTTCATCATTTTTTTAAGACGCAAACCACTAAAGTTGCCAGGAACAACAATCACATTCTGACCATCTTCAAGATAAGGAATCATCTTTCTAAAAATAGGCTCATGGGCAAAAGATGGAACAATAACAAGGATATAATCGGCACCATCCATAGCCTCTTTGATATCCATGGTTACTCCTGCCAACTTGCCACCTACCTGTATATCACCTTCAAGGAACATCTCTTTTTCTTCTCTCAATTTGAGATAGTCTTCTGTTGCTTCAAGGGGTTCCCACATGACGACAGGATACCCTTTGGCTGCTATTTGAGCACACCACGCTCTGGCGCCGTTGCCACTTCCAAGAATAGTAAATTTCATTTGGATTTCCCCCTATAATGAATTTAAAAAATTATCCTAATTTCATAACATCCTATATTTGATCAGTTTCAAAAAAAGAAGAAGCTTCATTACCTTATTCTTGTCGCAGTTACAGTAGGAATCTGTGCCCGACCTACTGTAACTGCGTATATCACAAGAACTTACTGTATTATCGAGTCAACTACTTCCTGGGCCCACTCTTCTCCAAGATCTTTCATTATTTCGGGCCAGGCTTCAGCCTGAACTTTTTCAGCTATGACAGAAAGTTCCTCATCTGTAGGACGAACAATCTTAATGCCATAATCTTCAAGTTTTTTCTCGTTAGCAGCCTGATCTTTTTCTGCCTGAATAGCTCTCTTTGCTTCAAACTCAGCGGCAGCATCACGAACAACCTTTTTATCCTCATCGTTAAGCTTGCTGAAAAGCTCCATATTCATGTAAAGGTACCATTGCTCAAAATGAGTGTTCATAGGCAAATAATACTTAATAACATCTCTAAAGTTTGCATAGTATCCTTCCGCACCTGAACCAATAACACCATCCACAATGCCTGTCTGAATAGCTGTAAAAGCTTCAGAGAAAGGAATAGGAGTAGCTTGATACCCCTGAACATTGGCAAGAAGCTGGAATGATTTCAACGGCGGGACACGAACTTTTATCCCCTTTTTAACGTTAGGATCACCAGGTGAAACTGGATCTGCTTTTAAAGCTATACCGCCAAAATAAACCGGATAGGCAGCAAGATATTGAATATCCTGTTTTGCAAAGAGCTCTGCAGCTACATTCATAAGAGGACTTCCTGTTGCGTAATTTTTCTTTGCGCCTTCCCAGTTCTTTACAAGGTAGGGAAGATTAAGAATCTGAATTCTCTTGTCTGCGGCTACTCCAGGTGGCTGACAAGCCATCTCTATAGCGCCAACTCCTACGCGCTCGTGTACAACGGTATAGTCACCAAGCTGGCTAGCCGGATAGATTTCAATTTTTATACGCCCATTGGAATCTTCGAAAACCTTATCAGCAAACCAATGAAGGTCATTATCAATAGCCGTCCCCTGGGGACGTACGTGAGATAATTTCCAGACATACTTGGGTTTGTTCGCTGCAACACTTGCTGTCGCCATTGCAAAAATCATTGCAAAAATGGTCAAAGACATTACAAGTTTCTTCACTGCATATCGCCTCCTCCAAATTTTTTGCTCTCTCGTTTTCATTTTTTGAAAACGTTACGGCCCTTTCATAAATTCTTACCTGCGTTCCCCACAATTCACGAAATTCAAAACTTCCTGAGCTCCCAAGCCTTGTAATCCGAGGCAAGAGAAATTTCGACCAATCTCTAAATAATCTTCATCTGTTAAAGATGAAAGAAGTGTGATAACACTATCGATAATGGGTGTTTCAACGCCTGCAGCACGTGCAAAACTTACAACAGGTACCAAAAGATTTGGAACATCTTCTGTAATATACCGATGCCTTACCTGTTTGGGAGCGTCTGCTCCGTGCCCCGCATAAATGGGGTTTTTCGAAAGAAGTTCATGCATGGAATTGCCCTGCACAGGATACGTTTTTTTAACCCATTCTGTAGCTCTTTCAAGATTCATGCCATAAGCCTTACCAACGGCAACTCTTTCCGAATCCATAAGTTCTTGAAGTTTGCCTACAGTGGGAGTAACGCCA of Aminobacterium sp. MB27-C1 contains these proteins:
- a CDS encoding NAD/NADP-dependent octopine/nopaline dehydrogenase family protein, translated to MKFTILGSGNGARAWCAQIAAKGYPVVMWEPLEATEDYLKLREEKEMFLEGDIQVGGKLAGVTMDIKEAMDGADYILVIVPSFAHEPIFRKMIPYLEDGQNVIVVPGNFSGLRLKKMMKEAGVEKKISISETASMPYACRIDTYNTVMVYKKKFQMKMGTSPQSMNAEMLDVMNDVFKGYVEYLPAQNLLEIDFDNINYTLHPFPVLFNYGEIEKNGKTYRHYMDGITPSISEKMKELDDERMAIGAKLGLNLQTCLSQLKMYYGQNDSQSIYEYVNSEDTPYRDLVGQNVKGRYLTEDVPGVLVPISLFANKAGMETPVSDLAIRMTSFLHGTDYIEKGTTPESLGVANLSIDEIIKLIS
- a CDS encoding DMT family transporter; this translates as MKKQNFLAFIALALPILFWGSAFPSIRYALSGYTPMEIATLRFIIASLLLVIYSKIKKFGLPEIRDLPMILFFSLTGVVLYHLPLNTGAKTVTAGTISLLNATAPVFTAILSFFIVREKMRGKGWVGISISFLGAGILAFNIGGGISFSFGALWILFAAFSESFYFIYQKKLLSKYGALPLTTYVIWFGALMMLPFSGNLFESVISASISSSCAVLYLGIFPTAIAYVLWAYDLCKFPVSRVASLLYLSPVIAISLGWFWLGENPSVLSLVGGALAIGGVACVQRAKYE
- a CDS encoding M20 family metallopeptidase; amino-acid sequence: MKEKLIYRAKEIEKNIIEWRRHLHAWPELSFKEEETSKYIASLLTSMGYEHIHIGTAGRPTGVVAELNSDHSGLCVALRADIDALPITEKTGLSFASKNEGVMHACGHDAHIAILLGAAQLLSEIREELPGKVKLIFQPSEESADYIQGARAVIDEHALDGVDAIFGLHVWQPTPSGVLAWKEGSIMACSDRWKLTIRGKGGHGASPHQTNDPTIAAAHFIAMAQSFVSRELDPLKTAVVSVGEMKAGNAFNVIPDYVSLIGTARAFEPEVREAMAGSLERVAEHCCAALRCKAEFIYERNLPPTVNDPEMTRFGVKAATLVFGEKNVMETQPTMGGEDFSYYLDKVPGAFFFLGIGNKEKGFTYPHHHPRFMVDEDVLSAGSAFEAILAFNYLNSCSKKL
- the dctP gene encoding TRAP transporter substrate-binding protein DctP, which produces MKKLVMSLTIFAMIFAMATASVAANKPKYVWKLSHVRPQGTAIDNDLHWFADKVFEDSNGRIKIEIYPASQLGDYTVVHERVGVGAIEMACQPPGVAADKRIQILNLPYLVKNWEGAKKNYATGSPLMNVAAELFAKQDIQYLAAYPVYFGGIALKADPVSPGDPNVKKGIKVRVPPLKSFQLLANVQGYQATPIPFSEAFTAIQTGIVDGVIGSGAEGYYANFRDVIKYYLPMNTHFEQWYLYMNMELFSKLNDEDKKVVRDAAAEFEAKRAIQAEKDQAANEKKLEDYGIKIVRPTDEELSVIAEKVQAEAWPEIMKDLGEEWAQEVVDSIIQ